In a single window of the Streptomyces sp. CGMCC 4.7035 genome:
- a CDS encoding Gfo/Idh/MocA family oxidoreductase → MTVGMGVIGAGWIGKEHIQRLTHTVTGARITAVTDIDAARAEEAAAPVGARVLHDGAAVVSADEVDAVLVTSWGPTHAEHVLNAIAAGKPVFCEKPLATTAEDCLKIIEAEIAYGRRLVQVGFMRRYDAGYRQMKQVIDSGRIGEPLIVHCAHRNPTVPESYTSAMAALDTAVHEVDVLRWLLDDEIVSTQVLTPRATSKRSAHLKDPQIMLFETANGVRIDLEVFVNCQYGYDIQCETVGEEGLVRLPDPDAVAVRTAGQHSTAVLTDWVGRFKDAFDTEFREWIAGLAAGDEPTGPSAWDGYAATAITAATVEALESGRVVATDLKPRPAFYGGAA, encoded by the coding sequence ATGACCGTAGGTATGGGCGTCATCGGCGCCGGCTGGATCGGCAAGGAGCACATCCAGCGTCTCACCCACACCGTCACCGGTGCACGGATCACCGCGGTCACCGATATCGACGCCGCTCGCGCCGAAGAGGCGGCGGCGCCGGTCGGCGCCAGGGTGCTGCACGACGGCGCGGCCGTGGTCTCGGCGGACGAGGTGGACGCCGTACTCGTGACGTCCTGGGGCCCGACCCACGCCGAGCACGTGCTGAACGCGATCGCCGCCGGAAAGCCGGTGTTCTGCGAGAAGCCCCTCGCCACCACCGCCGAGGACTGTCTGAAGATCATCGAGGCCGAGATCGCGTACGGCCGCCGCCTGGTCCAGGTCGGCTTCATGCGCCGCTACGACGCCGGCTACCGGCAGATGAAGCAGGTCATCGACTCCGGCCGGATCGGTGAGCCGCTGATCGTGCACTGCGCCCACCGCAACCCGACCGTCCCGGAGTCGTACACCTCCGCGATGGCCGCCCTGGACACTGCGGTGCACGAGGTCGACGTGCTGCGCTGGCTGCTCGACGACGAGATCGTCTCCACCCAGGTGCTCACCCCGCGCGCCACGAGCAAGCGGTCCGCCCACCTCAAGGACCCGCAGATCATGCTCTTCGAGACCGCCAACGGTGTCCGCATCGATCTGGAGGTCTTCGTCAACTGCCAGTACGGCTACGACATCCAGTGCGAGACGGTCGGCGAGGAGGGTCTGGTCCGGCTGCCCGACCCGGACGCGGTCGCCGTCCGCACCGCCGGACAGCACAGCACAGCGGTTCTCACGGACTGGGTGGGGCGCTTCAAGGACGCCTTCGACACCGAGTTCCGCGAGTGGATCGCGGGCCTGGCAGCCGGCGACGAGCCGACCGGCCCCTCGGCCTGGGACGGCTACGCCGCCACCGCCATCACCGCAGCGACCGTCGAGGCCCTGGAGTCGGGCCGCGTCGTGGCCACAGACCTCAAGCCCCGCCCCGCCTTCTACGGAGGTGCCGCGTGA